From Penaeus vannamei isolate JL-2024 chromosome 12, ASM4276789v1, whole genome shotgun sequence, the proteins below share one genomic window:
- the LOC113807248 gene encoding paired box protein Pax-1-like isoform X2, translating into MGPIKSEKSVDMLPTLPYPDPALAAMDPQIQQYGEVNQLGGVFVNGRPLPNHVRMRIVELAQLGIRPCDISRQLRVSHGCVSKILARYNETGSILPGAIGGSKPRVTTPKVVNYIKDLKQKDPGIFAWEIRERLLKDGVCDKYNVPSVSSISRILRNKIGSLHHLGSQSPYDVKHPASSLYNSLYPAAAAYTAAAAAYSSMAPPAAMQQGSAQVPSAPVPPTSAAASGAGGVKATTTPSPPVSGATCGMGGMRPHWPSSHTVSDLLGHVNMAAAGLPRHHPMQDANSYNYYMYFQSCGPQNNSLAHNGLPNHLSSSLANGFSSPLANPLSNGLPNGLSSGLANGLSNGLSNGLQNGFGNPLSSMMSGSALTPQTATL; encoded by the exons ACCCACAAATCCAGCAATACGGCGAAGTGAATCAGCTGGGCGGCGTGTTCGTGAATGGGCGGCCCCTTCCGAACCACGTGAGGATGCGCATCGTAGAGTTGGCACAGCTGGGCATCCGTCCCTGCGATATCTCGAGGCAGCTGAGGGTCTCCCACGGCTGCGTCTCCAAGATCCTGGCCag ATACAACGAAACGGGGTCCATCCTCCCCGGGGCCATCGGGGGCTCCAAGCCCAGGGTGACGACGCCCAAGGTGGTCAACTACATCAAGGACCTCAAGCAGAAGGACCCCGGCATCTTTGCGTGGGAGATAAGGGAGCGACTCCTGAAGGACGGCGTGTGTGACAAGTACAACGTGCCGAGTGTCAGTTCGATCTCGAg GATCCTGAGGAACAAGATCGGGTCGCTGCACCACCTCGGCTCGCAGAGCCCCTACGACGTGAAGCACCCCGCCTCCTCGCTCTACAACTCGCTCTACCCGGCGGCCGCAGCCtacaccgccgccgccgcagcctaCTCCTCGATGGCGCCGCCCGCGGCCATGCAGCAGGGCTCCGCTCAGGTCCCGTCCGCGCCCGTCCCGCCCACGAGCGCCGCCGCCTCCGGCGCGGGTGGCGTGAAGGCGACCACCACGCCCTCGCCGCCGGTGTCGGGCGCCACCTGCGGCATGGGCGGCATGCGGCCCCACTGGCCGTCGTCGCACACGGTGTCCGACCTGCTGGGCCACGTCAACATGGCCGCCGCCGGCCTGCCGCGCCACCACCCGATGCAGGACGCCAACAGCTACAACTACTACATGTACTTCCAGTCGTGCGGGCCGCAGAACAACTCGCTGGCGCACAACGGCCTGCCCAACCACCTCTCGTCCTCGCTCGCCAACGGCTTCTCCAGCCCGCTCGCCAACCCGCTCTCCAACGGCCTCCCCAACGGCCTGTCCAGCGGCCTGGCCAACGGCCTCTCCAACGGCCTCTCCAACGGCCTCCAGAACGGCTTCGGGAACCCGCTCAGCTCCATGATGAGCGGCTCGGCCCTCACGCCGCAGACCGCCACGCTCTAA
- the LOC113807248 gene encoding paired box protein Pax-1-like isoform X1, protein MGPIKSEKSVDMLPTLPYPDPALAAMGKQGACYDLPLDADPQIQQYGEVNQLGGVFVNGRPLPNHVRMRIVELAQLGIRPCDISRQLRVSHGCVSKILARYNETGSILPGAIGGSKPRVTTPKVVNYIKDLKQKDPGIFAWEIRERLLKDGVCDKYNVPSVSSISRILRNKIGSLHHLGSQSPYDVKHPASSLYNSLYPAAAAYTAAAAAYSSMAPPAAMQQGSAQVPSAPVPPTSAAASGAGGVKATTTPSPPVSGATCGMGGMRPHWPSSHTVSDLLGHVNMAAAGLPRHHPMQDANSYNYYMYFQSCGPQNNSLAHNGLPNHLSSSLANGFSSPLANPLSNGLPNGLSSGLANGLSNGLSNGLQNGFGNPLSSMMSGSALTPQTATL, encoded by the exons ACCCACAAATCCAGCAATACGGCGAAGTGAATCAGCTGGGCGGCGTGTTCGTGAATGGGCGGCCCCTTCCGAACCACGTGAGGATGCGCATCGTAGAGTTGGCACAGCTGGGCATCCGTCCCTGCGATATCTCGAGGCAGCTGAGGGTCTCCCACGGCTGCGTCTCCAAGATCCTGGCCag ATACAACGAAACGGGGTCCATCCTCCCCGGGGCCATCGGGGGCTCCAAGCCCAGGGTGACGACGCCCAAGGTGGTCAACTACATCAAGGACCTCAAGCAGAAGGACCCCGGCATCTTTGCGTGGGAGATAAGGGAGCGACTCCTGAAGGACGGCGTGTGTGACAAGTACAACGTGCCGAGTGTCAGTTCGATCTCGAg GATCCTGAGGAACAAGATCGGGTCGCTGCACCACCTCGGCTCGCAGAGCCCCTACGACGTGAAGCACCCCGCCTCCTCGCTCTACAACTCGCTCTACCCGGCGGCCGCAGCCtacaccgccgccgccgcagcctaCTCCTCGATGGCGCCGCCCGCGGCCATGCAGCAGGGCTCCGCTCAGGTCCCGTCCGCGCCCGTCCCGCCCACGAGCGCCGCCGCCTCCGGCGCGGGTGGCGTGAAGGCGACCACCACGCCCTCGCCGCCGGTGTCGGGCGCCACCTGCGGCATGGGCGGCATGCGGCCCCACTGGCCGTCGTCGCACACGGTGTCCGACCTGCTGGGCCACGTCAACATGGCCGCCGCCGGCCTGCCGCGCCACCACCCGATGCAGGACGCCAACAGCTACAACTACTACATGTACTTCCAGTCGTGCGGGCCGCAGAACAACTCGCTGGCGCACAACGGCCTGCCCAACCACCTCTCGTCCTCGCTCGCCAACGGCTTCTCCAGCCCGCTCGCCAACCCGCTCTCCAACGGCCTCCCCAACGGCCTGTCCAGCGGCCTGGCCAACGGCCTCTCCAACGGCCTCTCCAACGGCCTCCAGAACGGCTTCGGGAACCCGCTCAGCTCCATGATGAGCGGCTCGGCCCTCACGCCGCAGACCGCCACGCTCTAA